In bacterium 336/3, the following proteins share a genomic window:
- a CDS encoding phosphinothricin acetyltransferase gives MDIVLRNLQPEDWQQVAHIYKEGIQTGHATFQKEPPTWEGWDKEHLKTCRVVAEIDNKIVGWAALTSVSGQCVYEGVAEVSVYVAYAYRGRKIGLQILDKLIHDSEKEGIWTLQSGVFPENKASIKVHEQAGFRKIGYREKIGKMNGIWRDTVMLERRSPVVGLD, from the coding sequence ATGGACATTGTATTACGTAATTTGCAACCTGAAGACTGGCAACAGGTTGCTCATATTTATAAAGAAGGCATACAAACAGGGCATGCAACCTTTCAGAAAGAGCCTCCCACATGGGAAGGTTGGGATAAAGAGCATCTTAAAACTTGTAGAGTAGTAGCTGAAATAGATAATAAAATAGTAGGATGGGCTGCTCTTACCTCTGTTTCAGGGCAATGTGTGTATGAAGGTGTAGCAGAAGTGAGTGTATATGTAGCATATGCGTACAGAGGGCGTAAAATAGGTCTTCAAATTTTAGATAAACTCATTCATGATAGTGAAAAAGAAGGTATTTGGACGCTTCAGTCAGGTGTTTTTCCAGAAAATAAAGCTAGTATCAAAGTACATGAGCAAGCAGGTTTTAGAAAGATAGGTTATCGAGAGAAAATAGGGAAAATGAATGGCATTTGGAGAGATACAGTAATGTTGGAAAGGCGTAGCCCTGTAGTAGGTTTAGATTAA